Proteins encoded within one genomic window of Ptiloglossa arizonensis isolate GNS036 chromosome 3, iyPtiAriz1_principal, whole genome shotgun sequence:
- the Gnptab gene encoding N-acetylglucosamine-1-phosphate transferase subunits alpha and beta isoform X5: MIHMKQRGRDNFVPMQGQNFGGQSQAETAIWVAWSKEKYEAVFHSFNDNILGISFQKKLCQHVPIDVVYTWVNGSDPIFLKNLEKHVPVMDVNTAASRYSDKDELRFSLRSIEMYAPWVRHVYIVTNGQIPSWLDMDNPRVTLITHEDIFLNKSDLPTFSSPAIESHIHKIPGISDKFLYFNDDVMLGAEVWPEDFITQAGGQKVYLAWWVPDCSDICPWAWVGDGSCDPACNTTLCEFDGGDCDSTPVPTDSEALDEEGDYPQKFLQDTEANTNYGLKFLDILRNKSKSVWNNTEAYTQQILPNESTHLKLNNSNYTERRMQLKRYLNDDNINLLQISSTIKTNNKSNYSDQWKLRTRQLDTYAESLLYVNRIYNMAYGFERRRVPAHMPHLIDKWIATDMQKKFEHEFKKTSSHKVRNSEDMQFAFSYFYFLASEKRKVPTEEIFDTFDTDKSGTWSDREIRTLLSRLYPLPLDYSLVVEFENAITNCSNHVKITEILNPPQGERYLDSSLPVVSKELIAKCESVSNKIEARFGEKKLYPHEIIRAGKNEIFEMLTSNVSLTVQLLDEIRRDPKKFICLNDDMDPLRRSENEIVRALLNDFYRSLYPLRSTFELPLQYRNLFTHRHELFEWRTNRAKARNLLLCLIVLLLVTTFYHLFYHQMRRLFRMRALPTLLI; this comes from the exons ATGATACACATGAAACAAAGGGGACGAGACAAT TTCGTTCCTATGCAAGGACAAAACTTTGGTGGTCAAAGTCAAGCTGAAACAGCG ATATGGGTAGCTTGGagtaaagaaaaatatgaagCAGTATTTCATTCCTTCAATGATAATATATTAGGTATCtcttttcaaaaaaaattatGTCAACATGTCCCAATAGATGTTGTATATACATGGGTCAATGGCTCTGATCCAATCTTTTTAAAAAACTTAGAAAAACATGTTCCTGTTATGGATGTTAATACAGCAGCTTCCAGATATAGCGATAAAGATGAATTAAGGTTTTCATTGCGTTCAATAGAAATGTATGCACCATGGGTCAGGCATGTGTACATAGTTACTAATGGACAAATACCAAGTTGGTTGGATATGGATAATCCTAGAGTTACTCTTATTACTCACgaagacatttttttaaataaaagtgatCTACCAACATTTTCTAGTCCTGCTATTGAAAGTCATATTCAcaa AATTCCTGGAATCTCTgataaatttttatactttaatgATGATGTAATGTTAGGGGCTGAAGTGTGGCCAGAAGATTTTATTACACAAGCAGGAGGCCAAAAAGTGTATCTTGCCTGGTGGGTTCCTGATTGTTCTGATATTTGTCCTTGGGCTTGGGTGGGCGATGGATCATGTGATCCTGCTTGTAATACAACATTATGTGAATTTGATG GAGGAGATTGTGATAGTACGCCAGTTCCTACTGATAGCGAAGCACTTGACGAAGAAGGAGATTATCCACAAAAGTTTTTACAAGATACAGAAGCAAATACTAATTATGGATTAAAATTTTTAGATATATTAAGAAATAAAAGCAAATCTGTATGGAATAATACAGAAGCATATACTCAACAAATATTGCCAAATGAATCTACACACTTGAAGCtcaat AATTCAAATTATACCGAAAGACGCATGCAACTGAAACGTTATTTAAATGATGATAACATAAACTTACTACAAATTAGCAGTACTATTAAAACTAATAATAAATCCAATTATTCCGATCAGTGGAAGCTGAGAACTAGACAACTTGATACGTATGCTGAATCTTTGTTGTATGTGAATAGAATATATAATATGGCATATGGATTTGAACGTAGGAGAGTACCTGCTCATATGCCTCATTTAATAGATAAATGGATTGCCACTGACATGCAGAAAAAGTTTGAACacgaatttaaaaaaacgtCTAGTCACAAAGTTAGAAATTCTGAGGACATGCAGTTTGcattttcttatttctattttttggcaagcgagaaacgaaaagtGCCAACTGAAGAGATATTTGATACATTTGACACAGACAAGTCAgg GACTTGGTCGGACAGAGAAATTAGAACACTCTTGTCCAGATTATATCCACTACCTCTTGATTATAGTCTAGTTGTAGAGTTTGAGAATGCGATAACAAATTGTTCAAATCACGTAaaaataacagaaatattgaaTCCACCACAAGGAGAAAGATATTTGGATTCATCCCTT CCAGTTGTTTCTAAGGAATTGATAGCAAAATGCGAATCAGTCTCAAATAAGATTGAAGCTAGATTCGGCGAAAAGAAACTGTATCCACATGAAATAATTCGGGCGGGAAAGaatgaaatattcgaaatgtTAACGAGCAATGTATCTCTAACGGTGCAACTCTTAGATGAGATTCGCAGAGATCCAAA aaaatttatatGTTTAAATGATGATATGGATCCTCTTCGACGTTCAGAGAATGAAATTGTGCGGGCATTATTGAACGATTTTTATCGCTCACTTTATCCATTGCGTAGCACTTTCGAATTGCCTCTGCAATATCGAAATCTTTTCACTCATCGACATGAACTTTTTGAGTGGAGAACTAATCGTGCAAAAGctagaaatttattattatgtcTTATCGTTTTACTACTTGTTACAACTTTTTATCATTTGTTTTATCATCAAATGCGGCGATTGTTCAGAATGCGAGCATTACCCACTCTCCTCATTTAA
- the Gnptab gene encoding N-acetylglucosamine-1-phosphate transferase subunits alpha and beta isoform X6, producing MIHMKQRGRDNFVPMQGQNFGGQSQAETAIWVAWSKEKYEAVFHSFNDNILEKHVPVMDVNTAASRYSDKDELRFSLRSIEMYAPWVRHVYIVTNGQIPSWLDMDNPRVTLITHEDIFLNKSDLPTFSSPAIESHIHKIPGISDKFLYFNDDVMLGAEVWPEDFITQAGGQKVYLAWWVPDCSDICPWAWVGDGSCDPACNTTLCEFDGGDCDSTPVPTDSEALDEEGDYPQKFLQDTEANTNYGLKFLDILRNKSKSVWNNTEAYTQQILPNESTHLKLNNSNYTERRMQLKRYLNDDNINLLQISSTIKTNNKSNYSDQWKLRTRQLDTYAESLLYVNRIYNMAYGFERRRVPAHMPHLIDKWIATDMQKKFEHEFKKTSSHKVRNSEDMQFAFSYFYFLASEKRKVPTEEIFDTFDTDKSGTWSDREIRTLLSRLYPLPLDYSLVVEFENAITNCSNHVKITEILNPPQGERYLDSSLPVVSKELIAKCESVSNKIEARFGEKKLYPHEIIRAGKNEIFEMLTSNVSLTVQLLDEIRRDPKKFICLNDDMDPLRRSENEIVRALLNDFYRSLYPLRSTFELPLQYRNLFTHRHELFEWRTNRAKARNLLLCLIVLLLVTTFYHLFYHQMRRLFRMRALPTLLI from the exons ATGATACACATGAAACAAAGGGGACGAGACAAT TTCGTTCCTATGCAAGGACAAAACTTTGGTGGTCAAAGTCAAGCTGAAACAGCG ATATGGGTAGCTTGGagtaaagaaaaatatgaagCAGTATTTCATTCCTTCAATGATAATATATTAG AAAAACATGTTCCTGTTATGGATGTTAATACAGCAGCTTCCAGATATAGCGATAAAGATGAATTAAGGTTTTCATTGCGTTCAATAGAAATGTATGCACCATGGGTCAGGCATGTGTACATAGTTACTAATGGACAAATACCAAGTTGGTTGGATATGGATAATCCTAGAGTTACTCTTATTACTCACgaagacatttttttaaataaaagtgatCTACCAACATTTTCTAGTCCTGCTATTGAAAGTCATATTCAcaa AATTCCTGGAATCTCTgataaatttttatactttaatgATGATGTAATGTTAGGGGCTGAAGTGTGGCCAGAAGATTTTATTACACAAGCAGGAGGCCAAAAAGTGTATCTTGCCTGGTGGGTTCCTGATTGTTCTGATATTTGTCCTTGGGCTTGGGTGGGCGATGGATCATGTGATCCTGCTTGTAATACAACATTATGTGAATTTGATG GAGGAGATTGTGATAGTACGCCAGTTCCTACTGATAGCGAAGCACTTGACGAAGAAGGAGATTATCCACAAAAGTTTTTACAAGATACAGAAGCAAATACTAATTATGGATTAAAATTTTTAGATATATTAAGAAATAAAAGCAAATCTGTATGGAATAATACAGAAGCATATACTCAACAAATATTGCCAAATGAATCTACACACTTGAAGCtcaat AATTCAAATTATACCGAAAGACGCATGCAACTGAAACGTTATTTAAATGATGATAACATAAACTTACTACAAATTAGCAGTACTATTAAAACTAATAATAAATCCAATTATTCCGATCAGTGGAAGCTGAGAACTAGACAACTTGATACGTATGCTGAATCTTTGTTGTATGTGAATAGAATATATAATATGGCATATGGATTTGAACGTAGGAGAGTACCTGCTCATATGCCTCATTTAATAGATAAATGGATTGCCACTGACATGCAGAAAAAGTTTGAACacgaatttaaaaaaacgtCTAGTCACAAAGTTAGAAATTCTGAGGACATGCAGTTTGcattttcttatttctattttttggcaagcgagaaacgaaaagtGCCAACTGAAGAGATATTTGATACATTTGACACAGACAAGTCAgg GACTTGGTCGGACAGAGAAATTAGAACACTCTTGTCCAGATTATATCCACTACCTCTTGATTATAGTCTAGTTGTAGAGTTTGAGAATGCGATAACAAATTGTTCAAATCACGTAaaaataacagaaatattgaaTCCACCACAAGGAGAAAGATATTTGGATTCATCCCTT CCAGTTGTTTCTAAGGAATTGATAGCAAAATGCGAATCAGTCTCAAATAAGATTGAAGCTAGATTCGGCGAAAAGAAACTGTATCCACATGAAATAATTCGGGCGGGAAAGaatgaaatattcgaaatgtTAACGAGCAATGTATCTCTAACGGTGCAACTCTTAGATGAGATTCGCAGAGATCCAAA aaaatttatatGTTTAAATGATGATATGGATCCTCTTCGACGTTCAGAGAATGAAATTGTGCGGGCATTATTGAACGATTTTTATCGCTCACTTTATCCATTGCGTAGCACTTTCGAATTGCCTCTGCAATATCGAAATCTTTTCACTCATCGACATGAACTTTTTGAGTGGAGAACTAATCGTGCAAAAGctagaaatttattattatgtcTTATCGTTTTACTACTTGTTACAACTTTTTATCATTTGTTTTATCATCAAATGCGGCGATTGTTCAGAATGCGAGCATTACCCACTCTCCTCATTTAA